Sequence from the Sanguibacter keddieii DSM 10542 genome:
TGCTCGTCGAACGCCACGCTCGCGCGGTCTGCCTTGACCCGTGCATTCGCGATCGCGCTCTCCACGACCTTGCGAATCGGCTCGCTGGCGGCCTGCGGTGCGAACTTCAGCACCGCGACGGCCTCAGTGGCCTGCTTGCCACGGATGAGATCCACGACGCGCCGGGCCTTCTGGGGCGTGACGCGGATGAACCGCACCTGCGCCTTGGCTTCCATTGCTGTCCTGCCTTCTTGTCTGGTCATGACCAAGAGGTCCCTGTCGCTGCTGACCCGGGGGGTCAGCGGCGACGGCCCTTCTTGTCGTCCTTCACGTGGCCGCGGAAGGTGCGCGTCGGAGCGAACTCGCCGAGCTTGTGACCCACCATCGACTCGGTGACGAACACCGGGGTGTGCTTGCGTCCGTCGTGCACGGCAAACGTGTGACCGAGGAAGTCGGGCGTGATGACCGACCGACGGGACCAGGTCTTGATGACGTTCTTGGTCCCCTTCTCGTTCTGGACGTCCACCTTCTTCTGAAGGTGACCGTCAACGAAGGGGCCCTTCTTGAGGCTACGAGGCATCTGTCAGGCTCCTTATCAACGCTTCTTGTTGCCGGTACGACGGCGACGGACGATGAGCTTGTCGCTCGCCTTGTTGGGACGACGGGTGCGACCCTCTGCCTGGCCCCAGGGGCTGACAGGGTGACGACCACCGGAGGTCTTCCCTTCACCACCACCGTGCGGGTGGTCGATCGGGTTCATGGCGACACCACGGACGGTCGGGCGCTTGCCCTTCCAGCGCATGCGGCCGGCCTTGCCCCAGTTGATGTTCGACTGCTCGGCGTTGCCCACCTCGCCGACCGTCGCGCGGCAGCGCAGGTCGACGTTGCGGATCTCGCCGGACGGCATGCGCAGCTGCGCGAAGTTGCCGTCCTTGGCGACGAGCTGCACCGACACACCGGCCGAACGTGCGATCTTCGCGCCGCCGCCGGGCTTGAGCTCGATGGCGTGGATGACCGTACCGGTCGGGATGTTGCGAAGAGGCAGGTTGTTGCCAGGCTTGATGTCAGCGCCGGCGCCGTTCTCGATCGCGTCACCCTGACGCAGCTTGTTCGGGGCGATGATGTAGCGCTTCTCGCCGTCCGCGTAGTGCAGCAGCGCGATGCGGGCGGTCCGGTTCGGGTCGTACTCGATGTGAGCGACCTTGGCGGGCACGCCGTCCTTGTCGTGGCGACGGAAGTCGATGACGCGGTACGCACGCTTGTGGCCACCACCCTTGTGACGGGTGGTGATACGGCCGGAGCTGTTACGGCCACCGGTCTTGTGGAGCGGGCGGATCAGCGACTTCTCCGGCTCCGAGCGCGTGATCTCGACGAAGTCGGCGACGCTGGCGCCGCGGCGTCCGGGCGTCGTCGGCTTGTACTTACGGATTCCCATGGGGATCTGTCCTCAATCTGCTCTCGGCCGGCTCAGCCGACCGGGCCACCGAACATGTCAATCGAACCCTCGCGGAGGGAGACGATTGCACGCTTGGTGTCCTTGCGCTTGCCGATACCGAAACGGGTCCGCCGGGTCTTGCCCTTGCGGTTGATCGTGTTGACGGAGGCGACCTTGACATCGAAGATCTTCTCGATGGCGATCTTGATCTCCGTCTTGTTCGCCCGCGGGTCGACGAGGAAGGTGTACTTCCCCTCGTCGAGCAGGCCGTAGCTCTTCTCGGAGAGGACCGGTGCGATCAGGATGTCGCGCGGGTCCTTCTGGACGGTGGTGCTCACTTGGCGTCCTCCTTCGCGAGCTGTGCCGACTCGGACTCGGTCGCGACGGCCTTGACCGAAGAACCAGTCGTGGGCCCAGCGAGGAACGCGTCGAGCGCGCCCTTGGTGAAGACCACGTCGTCAGAGACGAGCACGTCGTAGGTGTTGAGCTGGTCAGCGACCAGGAGGTGCACCTGCTCAGCGTTGCGGAGCGACTTCACCGTGAGCTCGTCACCGCGCTCGAGCACAACGAGGACGTTGCGACGAGGAGCGAGGTTGGCCAGCGAGGTGAGAGCCTGCTTGGTCGACGGCGAGCCGTCGATGCCGAAGCCGGTCACGACGTGAATACGGCCGGCGCGAGCCCGGTCGGAGAGGGCGCCGCGGAGAGCAGCAGCCTTCATCTTCTTGGGGGTGCGCTGGGAGTAGTCGCGAGGCGTGGGGCCGTGGACGACTCCACCACCGGCGAACTGAGGAGCACGGGTCGAGCCCTGACGGGCGCGGCCGGTCCCCTTCTGCTTGTACGGCTTGCGTCCACCACCGCGGACCTCGCCGCGGTTCTTGGTGTCGTGCGTGCCCTGACGGGCTGCAGCGAGCTGCGCGACGACGACCTGGTGGATCAGCGGGATGTTCGTCTGGACGTCGAACACCTCGGCGGGGAGGTCGGCGGTGCCGGCCTTCTTGCCCTTGGCGTCGATGACGTCGACGGTGAGCGTTTCAGACATGTCTTCACGCACCCTTCGCGGCACTACGCACGAGGACGACGCCGCCCTTAGGACCGGGCACTGCACCCTTGACGAGCAGCAGGCCCTTCTCGGCGTCGACCGCGTGAACGGTCAGGTTCTGCGTGGTCTGACGGTCAACACCCATCCGACCAGCCATGCGCACACCCTTGAACACGCGCGACGGGGTCGAGGCCCCACCGATCGAGCCGGGCTTGCGGTGGTTCTTGTGAGCACCGTGGGACGCGCCGACTCCGTGGAAGCCGTGGCGCTTCATGACTCCGGCGAAGCCCTTGCCCTTGGTGGTGCCGATGACGTCGACGACACTGCCGGAGGCGAAGGCCTCGGCGGTGAGCTCCTGGCCGAGCGTGAACTCGCCGGCGTCGGACGTACGGATCTCGGTCACGTGACGGCGGGGGGTGACCCCGGCCTTCTCGAAGTGACCCTTCAGCGGCTGCGAGACCTTGCGCGGGTCGATCTGGCCGTAGGCGAGCTGGACGGCTGCGTAGCCGTCGAGCTCAGCGGTACGGACCTGGGTCACCACGTTGGTGCCGACCTGGACCACGGTCACGGGAACGAGGCGTCCTGCCTCGTCCCAGACCTGGGTCATCCCGAGCTTGGTTCCGAGCACGGCCGTCACGGGCCGTTCGTTCTGCTGGGTAGCCATAGTTATGTCCTCCCCCAGCCTCAGAGCTTGATCTCGATGTTCACGTCCGCGGGCAGGTCGAGACGCATGAGCGAGTCGACCGCCTTCGGCGTGGGATCGATGATGTCGATGAGCCGCTTGTGCGTGCGCATCTCAAAGTGCTCGCGGCTGTCCTTGTACTTGTGAGGCGAACGGATAACGCAGAACACGTTCTTCTCCGTCGGCAACGGCACCGGGCCCACGACCGTCGCACCAGCGCGTGTCACCGTGTCGACGATCTTGCGCGCCGAGCTGTCGATGACCTCGTGGTCGTAGGACTTGAGCCGGATGCGGATCTTCTGTCCCGCCATGGCGTCGTCTGACTCTTTCTCTCGAACTGTCCGACCCCCGCGCTCGGGCGTGTCGCTCTGGGCGACAGCCGCTCGCGCTGCACCACTGCGTGGTACGGGGCCGTTGGAAATGTGAACCGCTGCTGCTCGTAGGCCCTGTGCAGAGCCGGACGACGCAGAGCTGATCACAACGTCTTCTCACCTGTGCGGAACCGGGGTCCCGTGGCGCCTCGATCTGTCGACGAACAGAGAGCTCAACACACGGATGCGGCCCTCGTCTGGGAGGGCCCGCGGTTCAACACACTGTTCGACTTGAGAATGAGCGCGCCCGTAACAGGCAACTTGACTAGTCTG
This genomic interval carries:
- the rplV gene encoding 50S ribosomal protein L22; this encodes MEAKAQVRFIRVTPQKARRVVDLIRGKQATEAVAVLKFAPQAASEPIRKVVESAIANARVKADRASVAFDEQQLVVTAAFVDEGPTLKRFRPRAQGRASQILKRTSHITVVVAPREDTKGRAR
- the rpsS gene encoding 30S ribosomal protein S19 — translated: MPRSLKKGPFVDGHLQKKVDVQNEKGTKNVIKTWSRRSVITPDFLGHTFAVHDGRKHTPVFVTESMVGHKLGEFAPTRTFRGHVKDDKKGRRR
- the rplB gene encoding 50S ribosomal protein L2, which encodes MGIRKYKPTTPGRRGASVADFVEITRSEPEKSLIRPLHKTGGRNSSGRITTRHKGGGHKRAYRVIDFRRHDKDGVPAKVAHIEYDPNRTARIALLHYADGEKRYIIAPNKLRQGDAIENGAGADIKPGNNLPLRNIPTGTVIHAIELKPGGGAKIARSAGVSVQLVAKDGNFAQLRMPSGEIRNVDLRCRATVGEVGNAEQSNINWGKAGRMRWKGKRPTVRGVAMNPIDHPHGGGEGKTSGGRHPVSPWGQAEGRTRRPNKASDKLIVRRRRTGNKKR
- the rplW gene encoding 50S ribosomal protein L23, giving the protein MSTTVQKDPRDILIAPVLSEKSYGLLDEGKYTFLVDPRANKTEIKIAIEKIFDVKVASVNTINRKGKTRRTRFGIGKRKDTKRAIVSLREGSIDMFGGPVG
- the rplD gene encoding 50S ribosomal protein L4, which gives rise to MSETLTVDVIDAKGKKAGTADLPAEVFDVQTNIPLIHQVVVAQLAAARQGTHDTKNRGEVRGGGRKPYKQKGTGRARQGSTRAPQFAGGGVVHGPTPRDYSQRTPKKMKAAALRGALSDRARAGRIHVVTGFGIDGSPSTKQALTSLANLAPRRNVLVVLERGDELTVKSLRNAEQVHLLVADQLNTYDVLVSDDVVFTKGALDAFLAGPTTGSSVKAVATESESAQLAKEDAK
- the rplC gene encoding 50S ribosomal protein L3 — translated: MATQQNERPVTAVLGTKLGMTQVWDEAGRLVPVTVVQVGTNVVTQVRTAELDGYAAVQLAYGQIDPRKVSQPLKGHFEKAGVTPRRHVTEIRTSDAGEFTLGQELTAEAFASGSVVDVIGTTKGKGFAGVMKRHGFHGVGASHGAHKNHRKPGSIGGASTPSRVFKGVRMAGRMGVDRQTTQNLTVHAVDAEKGLLLVKGAVPGPKGGVVLVRSAAKGA
- the rpsJ gene encoding 30S ribosomal protein S10, giving the protein MAGQKIRIRLKSYDHEVIDSSARKIVDTVTRAGATVVGPVPLPTEKNVFCVIRSPHKYKDSREHFEMRTHKRLIDIIDPTPKAVDSLMRLDLPADVNIEIKL